The Sphingomonas sanguinis nucleotide sequence CACGTGGAATGGGCGGCGGCAATGAACCCGCATTCGAAGGAGTACTTCTCCCGTTCCGAGGCGGTGGATGCGCTTTTCCGCCTGCTAGGCGACGAGGATTCCCGGATGTCCATCTTCCAGCCGCGACAGACCCGGTCCCGTCCAGAAGTACGCACGACCCAGGCGCTTCGTCACGTGCAGCTTGGCGCCGGCTCGGTCGGACCGTCGTACATGCGGGTCGGCCTGCGGCTGCTGCGCTACCTCGATCCCGCGATGGTGGACGGTGTGGAGCGCCTCCGCGACCAGTCGCTCGCCGTCTTCGCGTCACCCGACCTTGTCGAGACGCTCGAGCGGTTACGGCAATTGGGCCGCGGTCGCGCCCCGACTCTTGCGGAGTACGCGCTCCGCGACGGCCAGAGGCTTGGACTGGATGTGCGTATCGCGGCCTTTCGGGATCCGGTGACGTCCGGACTGCTGCGTGGAATGACGCCGGAGCTGCACCAGCTCGTGCTGGTCTGCGCACGCGAGGCCGGTCGCGAGGCGCTCCTGTCGTTCGCCGCTCAGGCTGAGGCGGCGCCGGTCCTCTGGCCCGAGGAGCTCCGTCCGGACCGGCTCTCACGCTCGTTCTCCTCCGGCTTCGAGCGTTGGGCGGGCACCATGATCGAGGCGGCGGATCGTGCGGCCATGCTACCCGAGCTGCTCGCCGGGCTGGCCGAGCATGGAAACGCGCCGGAGCGCGCGCGGCGGGTCATGCACGTGCTCGACGCCTATGACCGGGTTCTGTTGGGAAAGAGGGGGACCAGATGACGTTCAGTGCACCGAGGCTCGCCGACATGCGCCGGCTTGGAGGGGTGGCCACGAGTGCGAGCGCCTCACTCGAGAGCGTGCTGGAGGCGCGCCAGCGCAAGCCGCGGGTGACCGATCCCGAGACGCTCAAGGAGCGGGTCGGCTACGTCGACGATTTCCTCGGCGAGTTCGTCGTTAAGTGGCCCGGGCTCGTTGGCGAGCGTGCGCAGGATCTTCTGCCGGTTGAGGGGGCGGACGACCGGCTTGATTACGAGCACTTCTCGGTGGCGATGTCTCGATCGCGCAGGATGGCGGTGTTCGTAGGCGTGAACATCGATGGCGCGAGTTCGGTCAAGATCGAGCGCGGGCAAGACAAGTGGGCCCTCGACGGGCGCATCGCGCCGGAGCGCCAGATCGGCGAGGAGCTATATGTCGACAACCTTCTCGACCGTGGACACCTGGTCCGGCGCGAGGACCCGAACTGGGGCGACACCGCCGCTACGGCGAACGAGGACACGTTCCACTTCACCAACTGCGCTCCGCAGATGGCCGCGTTCAACCAAAGGACGTGGCTAAGTCTGGAGAGCTACATTCTGGACAACACTAGGCGGTGGGCGGAGCGCGCCACGGTTTTCTCCGGACCGGTGTTCCGTGACGACGATAGAACCTATCGCGGTGTGCGCATACCTTCAGCGTTCTGGAAGGTCGTCGCATTCGTATCGGACGATGGGCGGCCGTCGGCGACCGCGTACATGATCGACCAGGCCCGCGAGCTTGGCAGCCTCGAGGCGACGTTTGGAGCGTTCCGCACATATCAGCGCAGCGTGCGGCACGTCGCGGAGCTGACGGGGATCGACTTTGCGGAGCTCTCGCGCTTCGACGGCTTCTCGAACGAGGAGCGTGCGACGGGAACCCACATCGAGGCAGTGCTGCAAAAACCGGAAGACGTCCGGGTCTGAGGCCGAGGCGGAAACCTTTCTTGCCCGCCTCATAACAGACCAAGACTTGGGCCTTGCAATCCGATCTACGGGCGGACCGGGTGCTGGAGATTGCTTCTACCCTGACGGGACTGTAAACCGGATTGAGGCCGATAGCACCCCGTTCGAAGAAGCTGGCTGGGGTTGTACGATGATCGCGGTAGTCGACTCGACTTGCGTGTGTCTCTCACAATCTTTTCAGATGGCGACACGGCTGCTTTCGGGTCGGAAAAGGCGCCAGCTCGGCCAATCGCGACCATCTCGAGACGAGCCGATGGTCCTTATGCTACCAGCTTTCGACCGAATTGTATGGCAGTTCTGCACGGATCGCAGATCAACGGACGTCCGTTTGTAGAAATCGGATATATGGTCCTAAGCGTCTGCGGTCGGGTCTGCCCTTCGGCAGGTCAACCGCAGCCGCTCACGACCAACTCAAGCCGTTCCCATCAGCGGCCGGGAACGACCGCTCGGACCGAAAGCGGCCATATCTGATCAATGCATCTTTCGCGATGCATTCGACATCGTCACGGCGACCGCCGGTGAAGACCCTGCCGCCATACAAGCGACGAAGCCCGCGTCACATCTGACTCCTTCAATCGTGCAACCTATGATCGATTTTGCGCACCAATATCCGCGATTGTTGCAACGGATTGATGTTGAAACGCACTTCATCTCGGCATATACGCACCGAGACGGCGCAACCGTGCAACGCGCCCAGGATAAATCATGGAACATTTCACTATCATCCAAGCCCTCTGCCGCGCCGCAATGGCCGATGCGTCGCCAGCCCTGCGCAAGCAGGTCGAACGTCTGCGCGATGCTCTGGCCAAGGATGGCGAACAAAAGCAGGCGGCCACCCTGGCAGGCATCCTGACTACAGCGGAGCGCACCAAGGAGCTGGCGCCGAGCCGCATCGAACGCTCTAGAGCTCAAATTCTTGGCGAGCATCTGACCCGCAACACACCGGTTCCCGTTGATCGCGAAACGTCGGCCCCGCTGGCTGACATCATCTTTCCAGTCGACATCCAGTCAACACCTCCCCTGTTCAACTCGACCGTCAGTCAGGCCGTCGATACGATCATCGATGAATGGGTAAAT carries:
- a CDS encoding DNA/RNA non-specific endonuclease produces the protein MTFSAPRLADMRRLGGVATSASASLESVLEARQRKPRVTDPETLKERVGYVDDFLGEFVVKWPGLVGERAQDLLPVEGADDRLDYEHFSVAMSRSRRMAVFVGVNIDGASSVKIERGQDKWALDGRIAPERQIGEELYVDNLLDRGHLVRREDPNWGDTAATANEDTFHFTNCAPQMAAFNQRTWLSLESYILDNTRRWAERATVFSGPVFRDDDRTYRGVRIPSAFWKVVAFVSDDGRPSATAYMIDQARELGSLEATFGAFRTYQRSVRHVAELTGIDFAELSRFDGFSNEERATGTHIEAVLQKPEDVRV